TTTAACATTGGGACGGGGGTCCGGGGAAGGGGTGTTGTATCTCTCGAGTCAAAGTACTGTTGTTAGTCGTTATCACCATCTTTGTGGTGGTATTATAGTTAAGTTTTAGCTATTCCATTAATTGAAAGTTCACATTTTGTTTTCCTTAATATTTCGAGTAGATCTTTTAACAGTGGTCCAGTTTATAAAACAtgaattatcattattaatatgaAAGAACGCTTTTTTAATTATGAACTTTCTATAAAAGTTCCTTAGGGTACATCTCCCATTCGTACAATAGAGGAAATTTGCTGAGCACATTGAATAGAAGGGCAATTCATTtcaacaaattaaaaataaatttaaatcgaTGATACAAtaacattaataaaattataaaatctttaaaatttcccattggaattataaaatgaaaacccaaaaacaaaatcaaaatagaaTAGTGCTTCCAGCTCTCTAATAGATAATGTCTAATCATTTAATATTAAACTAGAATCAACAGTACTGCAgttattgataatattttgttgttataaAGTGTTCTGTACAGTAGGGTTAGCATTGCATTTGCAATGGTAAGTTACCTATAATTGGAACAGTGACAATCTTTGAGTTCTATTTCCCTGTTATACATAATGTGTCATCATGGTTCGTGACATCTACTTTTAGTATTAGCTGTGCGAAATTCTGTGATCATTCAAATATAGCAACGTGAATTAACATGATGATGTAATTATGTGACCGTCATGTCTTTCTCTGTAAATACGCAAGACCAACATTGTTAAAGAATATCTAGTTTATGGCAAATACGCATTTATAAACGTCGCGATTTCAAGGATTTATTGACTAACTtcctaagtcagtaggtcaactCGGTGCAATGGACTATGTTTCATTTCAAcatgattaaaataaaacttcagagTCAGACTTTAAAATGCTCCCCGATCCATTGTTGAAATGACTTTacttttgtacttttttcattGACTTACTTTGATTGTATACACGGTTGGATTACCTTTTCTTTGGATGATGGATTGGTTAGGCTAAGGATTTTCAGTATGGGTCATGCCTAGATTGCTACAATAGCAAGCCGGTCATGTCTGCATGGCTCAGTAGTGGTAAGACATGCCTGCCACATGCTCTTTTGACTAGTGAGTCCATTACAGGCATGGCCCTCGTTTGCTAGTGGTGTAGGGGCCTGCATGGCTCAACAGTTTCGGTGTCATGAGGCGCAATCGTCActgctgatatttttttttttcaacccggAGGTATGTACCATAATACTTGTTTTCACACTGAGATAAGAATAATGAATAAACAgcttttttccatttatttcgtTCGACTATCAAATATATCTACATAACgttcaaaaaataaattgaaaaacaaaatgtaaactgttttcttatttaaattgcTTTTCAGAGTTCACATAATTTCACTGTtaatattaaatcatttaaagcgctaaacatttttgttcggatattttgttctattttttttgGGGGCGCGGCTTACAAGTCTAAGACTTCCGTCTGAGCGGCCGCAGTGGATGGAAGGTTAttgtaccatttttacgtctttggtatgaccgCGACGGGGCCTTCGATCCTATAACCGGTTCCGCTGGAAATGTATGTATGACTTTCCTACGGGCTTTTGTAAACATAGCTTATGTTGCACAAACTCatgtgcaagggaaaatctgCTAATCATTTTTCACTATTCGTCATTAAATTCGCTGTATGAtgtcttgaatgcttaagtacctcaTGCAGATcaagatataaaaaaacaaactttaaagcgctaacaATTTTGTGcggttatttttttctatttttgcgcggcttagattatccaagcctgctaaaaaTTCTCGAGTCattatataacatcaaagatcaagATACTTAAGATAATAAGTATATCGTATTCATAAACGGAATGGAAACTTACTTATTGCTTGAATTGATATGTTCTgtattttaagtaatatttgttattgttctaatttgaaaaatttatgtgCACACTGCGGATGACCGTtatgtatattacaaatacatttacaACACATTTTACTTTTGTTAAAACAAGGTTGTATTAACTACCTTCTTGCCGGTGAAAATCAACCAGCATTTATCCCAGTATAATGGTGATACTATCTTTGTAGCAAGATTCTTTGCTTGCTGTTTTTAAATGTGCAACACAAGAAATCCTAAAATCTTCTCTTTTCCTgcccagtattgtatttcataatctctaaaaatatcaaacttccttttaatattttgaaaaaattaattcATTGCCATGGCAAATTCTTGCCATGGCAATCTTACCATggtaaaatcttgccatggcaaagttgccatggcagaatcttgccatggcaaagttgccatggcagaaactggccatggcaaaattgccatggcagaaccttgccatggcaaaattgccatggcagaatcttgccatggcaaagttgccatggccagtttttgccatggcaaataaaaaaaactgagttattgatatgaaacaacatatttctaccaatacattcgtttggaagtagttaaatcactttttaagaaaaatgggaaaaaaattgccgtggcaattttgccatggcaaaatcacgaaTTTTCTTGCTATGGCAAAatttttttgccatggcaaaagaccgatttgccatggcaaaaccgctttcgccatggcaaatgtaattttctcgtactgatttacaaaaaactagtaatgatatcatatcaaaacatactaactttaaaataggtgggtttatgtaacaatttaaggcaattttcatttttgtaaagcgcgtataaatatgggctgaatttgccaaataccggcgtggcaaaaagaaaccggcggctattttataataaataaattgtcctTTTCAAGCGATTAAATGAATATCTTACTTTAAAATTGTGTTAACACATGCATTTTTCAGATGGATGTTTAGCAATGTACAAACCAAAATCCAAGGTGTATAGTCAGACATATTATGGCACCAACCGGACCTAAAGGGTCTTGCTGATGATGGCAAATGCTGCGGAAGTGATGAGGAAGAAGTTATCCTTGAGTCTGAAATACTTCCATCTGCCATTCCAAGATCTTCATTACATAATTCACCTCCTACTGTAAGTAAAAAAGTCATGTGAATTGCTTCTGTTTATCTCAGGGTTAATGAGGTATGAGAATGTGAAGTATACCTGTGAAAGTAAcagatatacatatacatataacgTTTTGGTAGCGGAATTACGTATGGTCATATTGTAATAACACTTACATATATGCCTTAGTCGAGGGTACATTTAAACGAATATCGATTTTAGGAAAAAGTTGAAATATCTTCTAAAAAGATAGCATTGAAATAAACGGTTGTCCATTACTTTATAAAAGAGGTTATGCAACAGTATATCATTTTTAACTCAAAATCTTTTgcaatttctttaaattaaaaatattcataaCCATGATTAAAGATAGAGTGTTGCacattatgaaattttatttgctgCATATATTCTAATGTTTGTATATTTCCACTTATAGATGCTTAACACGTATATAAACTTATATTTAAAGTCTCTAAACAGATAAAAGAAAGCTTTTCATGTAGGATAATAATGTTAACACACCTTAGAGCCAGGTCTTGGTAATACACTATACTTAAACATTTCACTACATATAATACAATGCTTGTATCACTAATagtatttaataaatgttttcaattttaatatatctgTACGGTTAAGGGAGTATTATCGTCTGTCTATGTAATATGTGGACATGAAATAATTTAGAAAGACCTATATCAAACATCTCTGACACGTTTTGAAACGCTCTGAAATTTATAGACTGTAGTAAAACATTTAGTATAGAGCTGAAGAAATCATCTGATCGGTAAAACAGTTTTTCCTTTCTTGTCTAGTACCATTTGTGGAAACGAGAATTATTTGCATTTGCTTCGTCGGTTAAGAGCTTTAAAAGACATTTCCAAacaaatatacattgaaatacttactaaataaaatgaaaaggtacaaattttaaaatgttgttgaaaacGGTATACGCTCCAACTATGCTGTAACTCAAACAAAAGTTAATGTTTGGATGTTCTTTTGCAGAGAATTATATTACATGCACAAGTTTCTTTTGATATCCTCATGTCAAggatatacaattattgccttttggtgatgtcgatatgtggatttatcgacctgataaatccACAAAATGACCGAACCTAAAAGGAAACAactgttttattatcaaatctaGCCTACTTATCAGTATAATAATTAAATACAatatatctgcagcctttggtcatttttcgtagtAAATTGTGTATGACGttgcattgttttgacgtcaaccCGTGATAACGTCACAGTTGGCGGTCAATGcgtgtttttgtgactttttatctttgatcaagtgactacatctagaccaatggaaattACTACAAATATAGATTTGATAATAAAGGTTATATATTAACTTAGCTTTAACTTACGTGCTTCTTTGTTCGAAATATAGAATTCGAAAGATACGTTACTCATTCGATAATGAACGCTCTTCCTTGATTCAAATACCAGTGTGATGAAACGGCCTCGAACATGCCTGTTGAACGGTTGTTATAATTAAGAATGTGACATTTCTACTCCTAGacttagaaaaaagaaagtgacGTGTAACTATTGATTTATATGTAGTAGCTGTCCATATTTTCAATTATGAAATTTGGATTTTATATACAGTTAGTGTAAAACGTACAGCGATCGTTTATGACTGATGATAAATTAAGATGTATACAAACACAGCTGGACTTCCTTAAATAATCTGTTTTATATCATCAACAAATACTGTACGCATCAGAAATCAgtagttcaaaaaaaaaaaggtttgcaCACGCATTACCTCATATGTATTCTTGATCCAGTTGTAACAGATTGAATATTACACATCGGCGCTTTAAGATGCAAAAAGCTCATCTTCACATCGTCATAGAAACAGTAGAAAGCAAATTGTTTCTGaagtaaattaatattttttctagtTAATTATGACTTGAAGACACTGCATAAAACACAAACCCTTTGAAACCGTTGCCTAGGGTTTATGCTTGTAAGTGAAGGATCAATAGTTCCTCCATCAGAGAAGTCAAATATGTCAATGCAAAATATCAAGGTTATTTTTTCTGATTTAGTTCAAAAGTTTCTGGGAATCTCCTTGATCTACTGATAATGCAAAATCATTTATTGTAGCAATCTACAAAATCACTTACATAGTACACTTTGCAGAGTTATATGAGCAAACggaaagaaaaacattctttcCGGGTTTAACAAATCATTTCAGATATCTTTCATATTTGCTGACACTGTTCACTTCACGTTTCCAATGacgtatttgaaaaaaaacccaaataaattgaTTTCATGCTCCAACAAACTGGCTATTTTTATCGAAAGTACAAATTCTGTGTGAATGAAATCAAATGCATTTACAGGAAGTAGATGATATAATACAACGAAAACAGCTTTATACATGGTTTTGAGTCACTTCGTCTAAATGTAGGACGTATCACAAATTTACGAGCTTTTTATTGAGGCGGCAGACCCCAGCTGCCCCTTCAGgcaatatttcatcacaggcgAACAGCTAGGTAGAACAAGCTAGCACATGAGGAATCCTACATCGGAAGCTAGGTTTCAACCGTTTATCATACAGAGACAAGTGAAGTCAGCCACCTAAACCACCTTAGTAACAACAGTTTTAACTTCTGAAGGATGTCTCTTTCTTTCTATAATCGGAAAACATTTAAACACTGGATCGTATCAAAAATAATAGATGTAATCATCGACAATTAACAATATTTAGTATGGGTTGCAACAAAGAGAGATTATGGTTAAGCGTAAATGACGATGTTAATACGTGCATGTTTTGTGCAAACCTTGCTTAAATATGTAAATTAGGCTGACGCTATTACAGATCAGAACCTAATTTTGATTACGAGCCACTCCGCTTCATTTTCTTATATTAATAATtttcgacacctcattcctgatggaatctatcGTCACGAGGGTATGGGAGAAGAGGTCAGTTTCCTTTAATGTTAAGCGCCAAGCGCCAGGGGAGCTACTGCTACCATTTTTTACGttatgacgcggctggggatcgaacccacgacttcccgcactcgaagtggaccCTCTACCACTAGGCCATTGATACagtatgatttgttttaaatggcaactatatatatatatctatatattgtgTCTTGGTATCACAGCTAAGCAGTtgccatttaaaacaaattatactgtatactatttttaaattatactaTATTGCTACTAGCGTTAAATCAATAAATTTCGTTGCCACagtacattttcttttaaatctacTTTTTGCTAATTGACGCAATTACGGAATGCACGAGCATTATGAATgagtttacatttttatatagatTTAGTAATTGTCTCGTTACTTGTATTTAGCGTTTTTGTGGGAATGAGTCAGTCATATAATTTGAGAAAATGCTGTCATATGTTCACTGGTGTTTAATATATGTGTCATTCTTTAAGTAAGAAATAACGAAATTGAAGCACCACAATATTACCAAATCTACAATACATATTGATTCCCTATTATGGGAAACAGGCAAGGCTGTGTCAAGTTAAAACTTCTACGTGCGCTACGACAAGCGTTCACTGTAATTAAATCACTGTTTTTTAATCATAATAATTAATCTAAAGCAAAGTTTAATTCAAATTGACTGAATTAAGAAAGATACCTTATATGTTCGTTTACTCACGAAATTTCTCGGTAGGTTGTCTATCATTGAGATTTCTAACGAACGCCGCAGATCAAAGTTATACCACACCAAGCCTCCGATAGTACTCTCTTTGAAATCTGGAAAACCTGCatgaaataattgtaaaacagttTGCAGTCCAAAAGTATAAACTGATGTATAAACAGCAAATTATTACAATGACAAACATTTGTCTTATTCAAGACCTTTTATCCCACATTTGGAATATCTTGAAAATGAAAAGGTGTACACGATACATAAATAAATGCTCCAAGATTATTTGATACCGCTGTTCGGAAGACAGAAGTATTCACCGGACAATAAAGTACAATATAAAGACTATATGACTCTTCCAATAGACAGGAAGTAGAAGTCAGAAGAACAATACTATAAATGGCGCATAGACATATTATACTCCTACCGTTTAAATTCCTATGACAAAAGTATTGAAAGCTccaaagaaataaagaaattatgtACAGGGTAATAtcgttttatttctttaaaaaagctTCTCAGTACTTTTCAACTGGTTAGTTTACGCTTCAACAAtagttattttagaaataacgTATATTTATCAATATATGAAACTAACCCATTTACGGTTACGGCTGTTACTTATCTTTGGTAGAAGTAGGTCTATTTTATATCACTACCGTAGACCACTTTACCAGAGgtgaatagaaaaaaaagatgtgTTCATGTATTCttggaaggaaaaaaaaacacaaattgaaTGCTTGGAAGTTACATACCTTGACCAGTGATATTGCCCGTCCACAGAATGTATTCTGACATCAACTCTGAAATGTGAAATCGGCGCTTTTTCAGCTGATAATTGGCAGCTATTATTTTAGATGCGAGGTGAAAAATATCTAATTACAAGCATTCAGATATGGGACTTAATCTTTATTGTGAAATTTTTTCTTCGTGTGTTCTTCTTTTCAGACTTCATACTTAAACATTGTTTGTGTGCTGTTGAGAAATATCTCACAAATGATCAGTTGTGTATATATTTGTTACGAATATTAGCACTTCAGATATGAGAACACGTCCGACATTGGAGAAGCAAACTCGCCTTCTTTTGACAGTGAATATATATAATAGTTAAAGCTTTGTAGTTTTCTATGCATGTGGCTCAATACTTTAAACTCTATGTCCCCTATGTCCCACCACTATAAAGGGAAGCGCAACGTTATTTTTACaacatctgtaaaaagatcccttggaagcatagaatgcaaccaaaaagaataatagcagactgggtttgacTGAGAGTGTTCctctgtgtgtgtgcgtgcgtgtgtgttccggtttaacgtctttttacaacaatttttcagtcgtatAAACGTGTCTAcgtgtagcagtgagcacaatacccaactttatagtgctacctcactggaatatcacgccgtagacacgtggcatgataccccacccagtcacattatactgacaccgggctgaccagtcctagcactatcctcttac
The Mercenaria mercenaria strain notata unplaced genomic scaffold, MADL_Memer_1 contig_1233, whole genome shotgun sequence DNA segment above includes these coding regions:
- the LOC128551532 gene encoding uncharacterized protein LOC128551532, which gives rise to FPDFKESTIGGLVWYNFDLRRSLEISMIDNLPRNFKQFAFYCFYDDVKMSFLHLKAPMCNIQSVTTGSRIHMRHVRGRFITLVFESRKSVHYRMSNVSFEFYISNKEALGGELCNEDLGMADGSISDSRITSSSSLPQHLPSSARPFRSGWCHNMSDYTPWILVD